The following are from one region of the Rattus rattus isolate New Zealand chromosome 13, Rrattus_CSIRO_v1, whole genome shotgun sequence genome:
- the Haus8 gene encoding HAUS augmin-like complex subunit 8 has product MAGASERDAGKPAASGAGAVPKTKGRKVQGGRVVESRYLQYDKKTKKVSAAAKGEKPPEGRKASTVPRSREESKVMGTGNLQSTMLEGHGLNPPDLDLSAIDDKSMSRKAPQLERTVAGTDKSLLRPDQKRTLRKKKRDLQETMDMMESQTLLMTLLSVKMENNLALLEEKAEKDLAAMCHEKERLQRQALELRRQLLLRQKHQELAAALDAQIEVLSPLPPVLERFKEEYKTLGRALDTTRHELSMQAVHMEGSGQELLDDLEPALRTTLQLLGDLSICSPDDSAQVQGDSTQEPGASAQLNHLLKELKGLVAEKDLELCRLVSQVVELSSQASKEAALTNQEVWEEAQGTLTSSQGYFSPDVRRDHSPTQDRTNSSSLDP; this is encoded by the exons GAGGAAGAGTGGTCGAGTCCCGGTACCTGCAATatgacaagaaaacaaagaag GTTTCTGCAGCAGCCAAAGGAGAGAAGCCCCCCGAGGGAAGGAAGGCCAGCACAGTGCCTAGGAGCAGAG aagagagcaaagtGATGGGGACAGGCAACCTGCAGTCTACCATGCTGGAAGGGCATGGCTTGAATCCACCAGACCTAGACCTTTCTGCTATTGATG ACAAAAGCATGTCCAGGAAGGCTCCCCAGCTAGAAAGGACAGTGGCAGGAACTGATAAGTCCCTTTTGAGACCTGACCAAAAAAGGACACTTCGAAAGAAAAAACGG GATCTGCAGGAGACCATGGACATGATGGAGTCGCAGACGCTGCTGATGACCCTGCTGTCTGTGAAG atgGAGAACAACCTGGCTCTGCTGGAGGAGAAGGCGGAGAAGGACTTGGCAGCCATGTGCCATGAGAAGGAGAGGCTGCAGAGGCAGGCACTGGAGCTGAGGCGTCAGCTGCTTCTCAGACAGAAACATCAGGAGCTGGCCGCTGccctggatgcccag ATTGAGGTGCTGAGCCCTCTTCCGCCTGTGTTAGAGCGCTTCAAAGAGGAGTACAAGACACTGGGCAGAGCCCTGGACACCACGAGGCACGAGCTGTCCATGCAGGCTGTCCACATGGAAGGAAGTGGGCAGGAGCTCCTAG ATGATCTGGAGCCAGCCCTGAGGACCACCCTGCAGCTCTTGGGTGATCTGAGCATCTGCTCCCCGGACGACAGTGCACAGGTGCAGGGCGACAGCACACAGGAGCCTGGAGCCAGTGCACAGCTGAATCATttgctgaaggaactgaagggcttGGTCGCTGAGAAAGACCTGGAGCTCTGCAG ACTTGTCAGCCAGGTGGTGGAACTTTCCTCCCAGGCCAGTAAAGAGGCAGCTTTGACGAACCAGGAAGTCTGGGAAGAGGCACAGGGTACCCTCACCAGCAGCCAGGGATACTTCAGTCCAGATGTCCGCAGGGACCACAGTCCCACCCAGGACAGGACAAATTCCAGCAGTCTTGACCCTTGA